CCAGCCCCGTACCACCGCGGCGTCCGCCCCCGGCGCCTCCGCCTCGTACCCGGCGACCCCGACCAGCCGCAGCGTCCCCGCCCGCGCCGCCGCCTCGGCGACCGCGCGGCAGTCGGCCTCCGTACGCGCCCCGGTGCGCGCGCCGGGACCTGCGCCCAGCTCGACGGTGACCTCCACGGGCCGCGTCGCCCCGGCCGCCCGCAGCGCCGCGTCCATCAGCTCGACGCCGCGCACCGAGTCGACGTAGCAGACGAGCCGGAAGTCCGGGTCCGCGGCCAGCTCGGCGGCGAGCCAGCGCAGCGCGGCCGCGTCGACCAGTTCGTTGGCGAGGAAGACCCGCCGGACGCCGAAGGCCCGCGCCACCCGCGCCTGGTGGGGGACCGCGACCGTGATGCCCCAGGCGCCGTGGTCGAGCTGGCGGGCGAAGAGCTGGGGGGCCATCGTCGTCTTGCCGTGCGGCGCGAAGGCCAGCCCGTGCGCGGCGGAGAAGCGTTCGAGCGCGCCGAGGTTGTGCGCCAGCGCGGGCGCGGAGAGCGTGAGCACCGGGGTGGTGAAGCCGCCGGTGAAGAGCGAGCGGCGCTCGGCGGCCAGCTCGCCCACCGTGAGCCCGGCCGCGTCGGGCGGCAGGCCCTTGAAGCGGTGGTCGATACGTTCTTCCGCCAGCTCGGCGAGCGACGCCATGAAGCCCTCCAGCAGGTTGGTTGCGCACCGTGCAACGTGCATTGCGTATATCGACACCGCTGTCTAACATCCGGGCGAACGGCTGGTCAACGGCCGGCGGTACGCAGCCGGTGGTCGCAGCCGGCGGTACGGAGCTACGAGCCACGGCAGCGGGAGGTCGCGATGAGCCAGTCGGTCGGCCGCGCGCTCGCCATCCTGCCCATGCTCGCCGAAGGGCCCGCGGGCCTGGAACAGGTCGCCACCCGGCTCGGCGTGCACAAGACCACCGCCATGCGGCTGCTGCGCACCCTCCACGAACACGGCCTGGTCTACCGCCAGGACGACCAGCGCTACCGCCTCGGCGCCCGGCTCTTCGCCCTCGCCCAGGCGGCGGCCGAGAGCCTGGACGTCCGCGAGATCGCCCACCCGCACCTGGTGAAGCTCGGCGAGCAGACCGGGCATACCGTGCACCTCGCGGTCTACGAGGACCGCGAGGTGATGTACATCGACAAGGTCGACAGCCGCTACCCGGTGCGGATGTACTCGCGCATCGGCCGGCCCGTTGCGATCACCGTCGCGGCCGTGGCCAAGCTGCTCCTCGCCGACCTGCCGGACCCGGAGCGGCGCGCCGTCGCCGAGCGGCTCGAATACCCCATGTACACCCCCCGTTCGACGCCCGACGCGCAGGCCCTGCTCACCGAGCTGGCCGCGGTGCGCGAGCAGGGGTGGGCCACCGACTTCGGCGGCCACGAGGAGTCCATCAACTGCATCGGCGCCCCCATCCGCGGCGCCGACGGCCGTACCGTCGCCGCCTGCTCCCTGTCGGCGCCGAACGTCGTCGTCACCGCGGACGAGCTGATGACCCTCCTCCCGCAGCTCCGCCGCACGGCGGCAGCGATCAGTGACGACTACTCCGGAAGAGTGCCCGCATGAGCGACAAGGCCCAGAAGACCGACGTCACCCCCGCCACCCACGTACCGCCGCCGGCACGCTTCTCTGCGGGCGTGCGCAAGGGCAACATCCTCCAGGTCGCAGGACAGGTCGGCTTCCTGCCGGCCGAGGAGGGCAAGCCGCCGACCCCGGCGGGCCCGGACCTGCGGGCGCAGACCGAGCAGACGCTGTCCAACGTCAAGGCGGTGCTGGAGGAGGGCGGCGCGTCGTGGGAGGACGCGGTGATGATCCGCGTGTACCTCACCGACACCGCACACTTCGCCGAGTTCAACCAGATCTACGACGCCTACTTCGCGGAGCTGGAGCAGCCGCCGGCGGCGCGTACGACCGTCTACGTCGGGCTGCCCGCCGGGCTGCTCGTGGAGATCGACTGCCTGGCCGTCCTCGGCTGACCGGACGCCCACCGCTCCCCGGCCGTCAGCGCCCCGCGCCGACGGCCGGGCCGCGGAACGTCCGCCGGTAGGTGTTCGGCGTGGTGCCCAGCCGGCGCAGGAAGTGGTGGCGCAGCGTCGCCGCGTTGCCGAAGCCCGCGCGGGCGGCGATGGCGTCCACCGTGGCGTCGGTCTCCTCCAGCAACTGCTGCGCCAGCAGCAGCCGCTGGCCGAGCAGCCACTGGTACGGCGTCGTGCCCGTCTCCTGCTGGAAGCGGCGGGCGAACGTCCGCGGCGCCAGATGCGCCCGCGCCGCCAACTGCTCCACCGTGGCGTCCTCGTCCAGGTGCTCCTGCATCCAGGCCAGCACCCGGGCGATGGCGTCGTCGTCGCACGTGCCGCGCACCGGCCGGTCGATGTACTGCGCCTGGCCGCCGTCCCGGTGCGGCGGGACGACCATCCGGCGGGCGATCGCGTTGGCCACCTTGCTGCCCTGCTCCTCGCGGACGAGGGCGAGGCAGGCGTCGATGCCGGAGGCGGTGCCGGCGGAGGTGAGCACCGGGCCGTCGACGACGTAGAGGACGCCCGGCTCGACGAGCGCCCGCGGGTACTCGCGCTTGAGGCGGTCGGCGAACATCCAGTGCGTCGTGCAGCGGCGGCCGTCCAGCAGCCCCGCCTGGGCGAGCAGGAACCCGCCGGTGCACACGCTCAGCACCTTCGTGCCGCGCGCGACCGCCTCGCGCAGCGCGTGCAGCAGCTCGGGCGGGAAGTCGCGGTACGCGAACCCCTGGCCGGCCGGGATGGCGATCAGGTCGGCGCCGGCGAACTGCTCCAGGCCGTGCGCCACCTCGACGGGGAGGCCGGGGTGGACGGTGACGCGTCCCGGGCGCGGGGTGGCGAAGGAGAAGTCGTAGACCGGCAGGCCCTCCTCGCGGCGGTCCATGCCGAAGACCTCGCAGATGACGCCCAGCTCGAAGGCGTTGACCTCGTCGGTGAGCAGACACACCACTTTGGAGAGCATGCGGACAGTATGCCACCGGGTTGGCAGTAATTCGAAGCCCTATGGCAGAGCTGCCACTGTTTGTGTGTGCAAGGATCCGGGACCGTAGAGGACATGAACGCGATCCTCGACTACACCGTCGGCACCCTGGTCCTGCTCCTGATGGCCGCGATCCTCGCGGGTCCGGCCCTGTACTTCGACCGGCGCGAGCGCCTCACCGACCGCCGGCTCAAGGCCGCCGAGCGCGGCGCCGGCCCGGCGCCCGCCGGTAACGTCTCCGTACGGGACGCGCTCGCCCGCTACGGCCGCGCCGCCTGACCGCAAGCCCTCGCCCGCAAGCCCCGCACGTCAGCAAGGTACGGCGCGCCCCCGGTCCCGGGGGCGCGCCGCAGGCGTCAGCCGGTGCAGTACTGCGCCTCCTTGCCGATCGAGCGGTACATGCAGTCGGCGTTCTCCAGCAGTTGCAGCACCGCGTCCCGGTTGCGGCTCGTCTCCCGGTCGATGACCTCGTCGGGCGGGTAGAACCCGCCGCCGCTCGCCGAGCGCGGGTACATCTCGAACGTGTAGCTGAAGATCTTCTGCTCGCCCCAGAGGTAGTCGTTGACCGACCCGTCCGTGATGTAGAGGTCGCTCGACTGCTGCGGCGTGTAGCCGTTGCTCGCGGCCATCTTCTGGCCGACCGCCGCGAACGCGTCGCGGTCGTCCTGCGTCAGGCCGGGGCCCGTGTCGTTGTACGTGT
The Streptomyces sp. CNQ-509 DNA segment above includes these coding regions:
- a CDS encoding alanine racemase yields the protein MHVARCATNLLEGFMASLAELAEERIDHRFKGLPPDAAGLTVGELAAERRSLFTGGFTTPVLTLSAPALAHNLGALERFSAAHGLAFAPHGKTTMAPQLFARQLDHGAWGITVAVPHQARVARAFGVRRVFLANELVDAAALRWLAAELAADPDFRLVCYVDSVRGVELMDAALRAAGATRPVEVTVELGAGPGARTGARTEADCRAVAEAAARAGTLRLVGVAGYEAEAPGADAAVVRGWMARLLGLAAEFDAAGLFAETDEIVVSAGGSAWFDAVADGFAAAPELSRPVLKLLRSGAYISHDDGHYTRVTPFNRVPGEGSLTPAFRLWTQVVSRPEPGQAFVNAGKRDAAYDLDLPVPAAVRRFDAAGGAGAERAATGITVRKLSDQHAWLDVAPGGVEPEVGDWVALALSHPCTIFDKWQLIPLVEEDGTVTEYVRTFF
- a CDS encoding IclR family transcriptional regulator; the encoded protein is MSQSVGRALAILPMLAEGPAGLEQVATRLGVHKTTAMRLLRTLHEHGLVYRQDDQRYRLGARLFALAQAAAESLDVREIAHPHLVKLGEQTGHTVHLAVYEDREVMYIDKVDSRYPVRMYSRIGRPVAITVAAVAKLLLADLPDPERRAVAERLEYPMYTPRSTPDAQALLTELAAVREQGWATDFGGHEESINCIGAPIRGADGRTVAACSLSAPNVVVTADELMTLLPQLRRTAAAISDDYSGRVPA
- a CDS encoding RidA family protein, which gives rise to MSDKAQKTDVTPATHVPPPARFSAGVRKGNILQVAGQVGFLPAEEGKPPTPAGPDLRAQTEQTLSNVKAVLEEGGASWEDAVMIRVYLTDTAHFAEFNQIYDAYFAELEQPPAARTTVYVGLPAGLLVEIDCLAVLG
- a CDS encoding GlxA family transcriptional regulator — translated: MLSKVVCLLTDEVNAFELGVICEVFGMDRREEGLPVYDFSFATPRPGRVTVHPGLPVEVAHGLEQFAGADLIAIPAGQGFAYRDFPPELLHALREAVARGTKVLSVCTGGFLLAQAGLLDGRRCTTHWMFADRLKREYPRALVEPGVLYVVDGPVLTSAGTASGIDACLALVREEQGSKVANAIARRMVVPPHRDGGQAQYIDRPVRGTCDDDAIARVLAWMQEHLDEDATVEQLAARAHLAPRTFARRFQQETGTTPYQWLLGQRLLLAQQLLEETDATVDAIAARAGFGNAATLRHHFLRRLGTTPNTYRRTFRGPAVGAGR